The Quercus robur chromosome 7, dhQueRobu3.1, whole genome shotgun sequence genome has a segment encoding these proteins:
- the LOC126693137 gene encoding NADH--cytochrome b5 reductase 1 produces MDFLETVDTQILVGAAVALVAIVAAAFYIFSSNKPKGCLDPENFKQFKLVKRTQLSHNVAKFRFELRTPTSVLGLPIGQHISCRGKDSQGEEVIKPYTPTTLDSDVGHFELVIKMYPQGRMSHHFREMQVGDYLAVKGPKGRFKYQPGQVRAFGMIAGGSGITPMFQVARAILENPKDKTKVHLIYANVTYEDILLKEELDGLASNYPDRFKVYYVLNQPPEEWRGGLGFVSKEMIQTHCPAPAPDIRILRCGPPPMNKAMAAHLEALEYTSEMQFQF; encoded by the exons ATGGATTTCTTAGAGACAGTAGATACTCAGATTCTTGTGGGTGCAGCAGTGGCTCTTGTAGCCATTGTTGCTGCTGCTTTCTATATCTTTTCCTCCAACAAACCCAAAG GCTGCTTAGATCCTGAGAATTTCAAGCAGTTTAAACTTGTAAAGCGCACACAATTGAGCCATAATGTGGCTAAGTTCAGATTTGAACTTCGTACACCAACTTCAGTTTTGGGTCTTCCAATCGGACAACATATAAGTTGCAG GGGCAAGGATAGCCAAGGTGAAGAAGTGATCAAACCATATACTCCAACGACATTGGATTCTGATGTTGGACATTTTGAACTAGTTATAAAg ATGTATCCACAAGGAAGGATGTCACACCATTTTCGTGAGATGCAGGTTGGAGATTATCTTGCCGTAAAGGGACCCAAG GGCCGTTTCAAGTACCAACCTGGCCAAGTTAGAGCATTTGGCATGATTGCTGGAGGCTCTGGAATTACTCCCATGTTCCAA GTTGCTCGAGCCATATTAGAAAACCCCAAAGACAAGACAAAGGTGCACCTTATTTATGCCAATGTTACATATGAGGAcattcttttgaag GAAGAACTGGATGGTCTTGCTAGTAACTATCCTGATCGCTTCAAAGTCTACTATGTCTTGAATCAG CCTCCTGAAGAGTGGCGTGGTGGTCTTGGCTTTGTATCAAAGGAGATGATTCAAACTCACTGCCCTGCACCGGCCCCTGATATTCGG ATTCTGAGGTGTGGTCCACCTCCCATGAACAAGGCCATGGCTGCACACCTCGAGGCCCTTGAGTATACATCTGAGATGCAGTTCCAATTCTGA